A segment of the Vicinamibacterales bacterium genome:
AGCGGCTGGTGCACGTGCGCCGGGTTGCGGACCGGCAGCGTCTGCCGCTCGCCGTCGGCGCGAGTGACGACGAGATCCGTGTCGGCGAAGATCGGGGCTGCGATCGTCCCGTCCGTGCCCGTGATCGCCAGAACGTCGGTCTTCGCCGCGGCGTTGAAGTTCCACGTGCCCGTGCCGCTCAGGCGTGCGTCGAAGCGGTACGCCGCGTTCGTGACGTCCTCGGCCGCGTAGGTGCCGCCGGTGTTGAGCGGAAACCCGCACGCGTCGGCGATCGGTCCGAAGAGGAAGTCGAGCAGGTCGACGCAGTGGGACGCGAGGTCGAAAAACAATCCGGCGCCGGCGCGCGCCGGATCGAACCGCCAGTTCGACGCCGCCTCGCCGCGCGCGAGGCGATCGGTCACCTGGACGTGCACCGACGTCACCTGGCCGATTGCGCCGGATCGCAGCAGTTCGCGCAGCGTCAGGAACCGGGGAAGCGCGCGCCGGTAATACGCCACCCACAGGGGTACGCCGGCGCGGGCGAAGGCGTCGATCATCCGCCTGCACTCGGCGTGGCTGCGCGCCATCGGCTTTTCGACGAGACAGGGCTTGCCGGCGGCGGCGACGCGGACGGCAAGCGCTTCGTGCGTGTCGGGCGGCGTGGCGATGTAGACGGCATCGACGTCGCCGTCCGCGATCAGCATCCCGGCGTCGTCATACGCGCGCGCGACGCCGTGGCGGCGGGCGTAATCCTCGGCCTTCGCGCGGTCGCGGCGCATCACCGCGGTCAGCGCCGACCCTTCCGCCCGCTGGAAGCCGGGGCCGCTCTTCACCTCGGTGACGTCGCCGCAGCCGACGATGCCCCAGCGCACCGGTCCGGACAATCGGTTCATGGAAGGACGAATCGTAGCATTTCGACGGTTCCGGCCCGCGGCGTGCGGCGGCAGGCGGTGGTCAGGCGGCTGCGCCCCAGGCGATCAGCCGCCGCGGGTGTGCATCTCGAGGTGCGCGTCACGCCGGAGGGCGGCGACGGGGATGAGCACGTCCCGGGCGGGGAAGCCAAGCCGTTCTTCGGCGCCTCGATCGGCGCGCATCGACCAGACCGTGCGAATCAGGTGTGACAGCTCCGCCAGCGTCGCCCCTTCGCGGAGCGGATGCCGCAGATCGAGTCCGCCGCGGGCGTAGAGACACAGCAGCCACAAGCCGTCCGCCGTCAGCCGGCTGCGGTCGCACGCCGCGCAGAACGGCTCGGTCGTCGACGCGATGATGCCGAACGTGGTGCCGTCGCCCAGCCGGAAGCGTTCCGCCGGCGCCGAATCGCGGCCCGGCAGCGGTTCGGCGGGCCCGTACGTCTCGGCGAGCCGCGCCAGAATCTCGCGCCGCGACAGCACCGCGTCCATCGACCAGTGCGTCGCCCCGCCGACGTCCATGTATTCGATGAAGCGGATCTCCGCGCCGATCGATCGCGCGAAGGCGAGCAGCTCGTGCAGCTCGTCGTCGTTACGGCCGCGTATGACGACGGTGTCGAGCTTGATCGAATCGAAGCCGGCGCCGGCGGCGGCGTCGATGCCGGCGAGCACCGCCGGCAGCTCGTCGAAGCGCGCCAGCGATTGAAAGCGGTCGCGCCGCAGCGTGTCGAGGCTGATGGTGATCCGGTGCAGGCCCGCGGCGCGCAGCGCCCCGGCCTGGCTCGCGAGGAGCACGCCGTTGGTGGTGAGCGCGAGATCGCGGATCGCGGGCTTTGCCGCGATCAGCTCGACGAGGCGCGGCAGATCGCGGCGGAGGAGCGGCTCGCCGCCGGTGATGCGGACGCGATCGACCCCTTCGGCCGCGAACGCGTCCACCAGCACGGCGATCTCCTCGAAGTCGAGGATGTTCTCGCGCGGCAGCCACGCGTAGTCCGTTTCGGGCATGCAGTACTGGCAGCGCAGGTTGCAGCGGTCGGTGACCGACACGCGGAGACTGCGCAGCGGACGGTCGAAACGGTCCAGCGCGGGGATGGTCAAGCTTCCATTATCGCAGGGACGCCTCAGGCCCGCAGCGCGCGGCTGGGATCGAGGCTGGCGGCGCGCCTGGCCGGGATGAAGGCGGCGATCAACGCCACCGCCGCGAGGACGGCCGCGACCCCGGCGAACGTCAGCGGATCGTTCGGCCGGACGTTGACGAGCTGACTGGCGATCGCCTGGGCGGCGAGGCTGGCGCCCAGCGCACCGGCGACCACGCCGGCCGCCACGGGAAGCGCCGCCTGGCGCACGACCAGCTTCAGCACGCTGCCGCGGGACGCGCCCAGCGCCAGGCGGATGCCGATCTCCGAGGTCCGCTGAGCGGCGAAGTAATTGATGACGCCGTAGATCCCCACCCCGGCGAGCAGCAGGCCGACCGCGCCGAGCAGCGCGAGCAGCATCGTGTTGAACCGCGCGGTGTCGAGCGTCGCCGCCATCCGCTCTTCCATCGTGCGCTCGGCGAACAGCGG
Coding sequences within it:
- a CDS encoding Gfo/Idh/MocA family oxidoreductase, translating into MNRLSGPVRWGIVGCGDVTEVKSGPGFQRAEGSALTAVMRRDRAKAEDYARRHGVARAYDDAGMLIADGDVDAVYIATPPDTHEALAVRVAAAGKPCLVEKPMARSHAECRRMIDAFARAGVPLWVAYYRRALPRFLTLRELLRSGAIGQVTSVHVQVTDRLARGEAASNWRFDPARAGAGLFFDLASHCVDLLDFLFGPIADACGFPLNTGGTYAAEDVTNAAYRFDARLSGTGTWNFNAAAKTDVLAITGTDGTIAAPIFADTDLVVTRADGERQTLPVRNPAHVHQPLIQTIVDELRGRGRCESTAESGARASWVMDRCLGRATR
- the moaA gene encoding GTP 3',8-cyclase MoaA is translated as MTIPALDRFDRPLRSLRVSVTDRCNLRCQYCMPETDYAWLPRENILDFEEIAVLVDAFAAEGVDRVRITGGEPLLRRDLPRLVELIAAKPAIRDLALTTNGVLLASQAGALRAAGLHRITISLDTLRRDRFQSLARFDELPAVLAGIDAAAGAGFDSIKLDTVVIRGRNDDELHELLAFARSIGAEIRFIEYMDVGGATHWSMDAVLSRREILARLAETYGPAEPLPGRDSAPAERFRLGDGTTFGIIASTTEPFCAACDRSRLTADGLWLLCLYARGGLDLRHPLREGATLAELSHLIRTVWSMRADRGAEERLGFPARDVLIPVAALRRDAHLEMHTRGG